A window of Punica granatum isolate Tunisia-2019 chromosome 8, ASM765513v2, whole genome shotgun sequence genomic DNA:
ATGGGATAATTAtgtgttaaaaaaaataacatcgATAAAATGTTAGAAGAAAGCCGATATTCGAACGAGGTTACTTTGCCGCAGGGTTAGCAATATGTATTATACCGTGTCCAAATggatttattttaaaagaccTAAATTTGAACGTGACACATTTATTAAACATatcaaaatctaaaaatttacGATCCGTTTATTCCTCGGAAACAACACGAATACCTATATGAATCCAACCTATAATATTTATACAATTAAACACGATAAACACAAATTCAACTGAATTGTAAACACAATGGTAACTATATAAAATTAACATAGTAAAATACTGATAAACAAAATCACACTCATCATTCAATGAAAATATCGCAACATACTTGGTCTAAATTCATAATGTGAAGACTAATGCTTTCATAAACGGGTAAATAGGTTAATAGGTTCAGTAACATGATAAAACAcattcaattaaattaatagtGTTTATACATGTTAAATCTATTAAAACACTATTATTTATATGGGTTACGCGTTTAGACCGAAAATACATTTAGCCAAACTCAAACCcgtttaattatatattgtatcaTTCCAAAACCTGAACAAATAGCACATGCGCATACTATTTCTTCTCCTCATGAACTACAAAAGGAGTTCCATTGCGAACCACATGGTGGTCATCATGAGACATTCGCGAGCCGTCGATCACGGCAATTCCCTCACTGCCATTCAAACTTGGGCATGTTTCCAAATCGTGGTCCTTCCTTGGCAGCTGGCTTTCGAAATTGTTGCTTTCATTGAGGGTAACTTGTTTTTTTACTTCGTCCTTCTTCAGTTCGGAGACCTTCGATAAAATTGGAACGACAGAGAGAAGATATCACCATGTCCTTAAGTTACCTATGAATACAATACAATACAATCATGGACATTTAAAGGGATAGATCTCACAAAAGAAATATTCGATAACATCAACAGATTGCTAAAGAAGGTCGACCTCGGAACAAAATTAGTTTCAATTATAGAGAGGTTAAAAGATGTgctatatttattaatttatttttttttaccaatgACGAACAAATATAGCACATCTATAACTAGTAAAGTATTATAGATGTGCTATGCAGAGAAGTTATAGATGACTAATGACTGATGACGGCCAAATGGTTCCcttcaattttgatttttcttctgCCTTTGACGTATTCTGAGgtgtaattaataaatatttacctATATGGATTGATCATGGGTCATGAAAAGGATCGAGTACCTCCACGGTTAAGGAGGAATTAAACTCTGCATAGTTATATCATTAGTCGaataatcctttttttttttttttttctcttaactCTTGCAGAAAGTATAACTGTTCTAatttaaatgaatttattGTAAGCAacagtttttgtttttgtttttttttttttggttcataACTTTATTGGGAAAACGATGTGATATAATTTCGACAATTCACGCTAACAAAATTACATTTCAAACCCTGAACAAATAGGACAAAGCAATATCTCCTCAGCTACAGGGGAATTCCGTTGCATCCACACATGGGTTGGTCATCACGAGACTTTCGCACAGTACAATAACGCGGTTGCCAATTGAGTACACGAATTGGCTGTCGATCACGGCAAATTCCCTGACCGCCATTCAAATTCGGGCATGTTTCCATGTCGTTGTCCATGTCCTTCCTTTGGTAGCTTGGCTTTGAACATGTTGCTTTCGTCGAGGGCTACttattttttcttcctccCTCTTCGGTTCCGGGACCTTCGGTAAAATTGCAACGATATAGAGAAAATATCAGTCATGTCCTTACGTTACTTAACGAATGCAATCATCAATCATGCATACTTAAAGAGACGTTTCTTGCTATGATCACGTGTAATTCACAGTGAAATGAAGCCAAAGCAATGctacatcatcatcatcatcatcatatcattactttttttaaaaatatatttaggttaataataaaaaaacacaaaattttcacattttatcagctctagcacgaacttttttgTTCCTTAATCTAGAAATGCATaaattttcgatttgataacaattacAGCACgacgtcaaatttttcattaatttggacGAAATCGAGACCACAGAGGGAGCCGACTACCCCAATCGGGAGGGAGAGCGCCGGTGACTCTAATCGAGGAGAGGGCTCCGACGACCCCAATCGGGGAGTGTTGGCCGAGATTGTGGCTCCATTCACCTGCCGAATAGAGAGAATCTCCAATTTGAAAGTTCTCCTAATTCCGGGGGTGAGCGCCTTGATTCCGGCCACCACCACCTACTAGGGTTGCCGATGCACTCCTCCTCGCTTGAGGCTATCGGCACTCTCTGTGACCTCGATTTCGTCCAAATTAACAGAAAATTTGATGTCGTACTAGAATTGTTACGAAATCGAaaatttgtgaatttttaaattaaggaaaaaaatacgtcctaaaattgttaaaatgcgaaaaattaatatattttttaattattaacccaatatattttttcagagAGTTCTATGAAACCAAAGTCATGATCAATCATTATTTCTCATATTTTGTCTTCAGCTTTGTTCAGATTTGAGTATATGACTGcaaattaaaattgtaaaataaaaatacaaatttcctacaaaataaaatgacaaGTTTCGGCAGTGgtataaaaatttcttttccaaATAAACTACCAAAAACTCTACCTGAACTCCTTTTTTTAATCTGAAAAACTAATTAGTATAACATCCTTGTAAATGTGCTGTACATCATCAAACGGCTACCACCGAGGAGGTCGGATCGCCGCCTGTACTTGCTACGATCGCCAGCGCATGCTATGGAATCTCTCACGTCGCCGTGCCTGGTATGAGAAGAACGGGATTTTATGCATGTAAAACCTCGTGCGCCagtttcatttttcctttctattCCACTGaaccaaacacaaccttaAACTCATGGGTTGGGAACTTGATCCAAATCAGTAGCCCAGGACCTCTCGGGCCAGCGCCAGAAGCGGCTCCAACGTGCTTGGGGCAAACTTCCTTGCAAAGAGGAAGCACGTCGACGTGGGCTGCCTGTTGTAACTGCAGTTGCGCCCCTCGACGATCCTCCTCAGGAAATCCTCCGTTACGTCAGCCCTCCCGAACGTGGCGGGGTGGGCCCCTCCCCGGGACCAGTCGACCCAGGTgaggctcctgttggccagTTGGCTGCCCGCCCGTATTGTGAGCATCGTAGGGAAGTAGTGCTCATCCACGTAGCATGCGGGCCTGCAGAACTCCTTGAACTTGGGGTAGTAGACGGTGTCCTCCACAATACTCACTGCGAGCCTCCGGTTGACCTCAAACCACTGGGCCCCCTTCCGCCACTCAGTGAGGTTCACCTCGGGGCTCATGTCAGGATTGTACCGGCCACGACCATAGGGCCCGTGGTCATCAAATGCCCCGATGAAGCTAAATCGGGACTTTGCAATGTAGTTATAGATGAGACTGAAGTTGTAGAGAGGGATACAGGACTCTGAAAGCAGGATGAACCACTCATTTGATATATCCAGCAGCGCATTTGCGAGGAGCCGCCTTTCTGCGTCACACATGCTCATCCTCCCCCACTCTGCAACCTACAAGGGGAACCAACAGAGGATGAATTTTGAATCGGTTAAATCCTGATACTTCGGCCAACTATTCGACCTTAAAGTGACGACATTGGATAAAATGACCACCATGTCAATCACTTAGATGGGTCACATTCATACATGAAAGTTATGGaactaaaaaataatgtaaaaaaaaacaagaggTTACTTAAATCTAACTGATATCCCGAGCTATCAAGATTATTGCTGGAGAAGTTTTCACAGTAAGTAGTAGACTTTATAGATTCATCAATTTCTGCCATGTAACTTCTTCACCACCCATGTTTGTTCTCATGCAGACTGGTTTAACAATAAGTAGTAGAATCAGCATTTGGTTTTTCTACGGGGAATGCCCAACGGCACTCGCAGACATACAGAGCAATTGTCCCGATGCATTTTCTTGTTCCAAAACATATGAACCACAACTCAAGTGCCTCCGAACTGCAACTATATATCTTTGTCTGAGGTGTCAGACTTCTCATCAGAATCAAGAAATTCTGATGGACCAGTTAGAGAAAAACCATTACAATAAATTGATCTTGCTAGTCTCTCAAACTTGATCACCCCAGCAAAGGCTCCTAAAGTACACTCTGAGTAAATTCAAAAGCAAACAGCTCGAGCAAGCTCACAACATCAACATATCTAATCTTATTTCCTACCAATAACAATACAAAGAATTTCTCCTCACATTGAAGAAATTGACAACATATGTTTTTCCAATAAGTTAAATGCTATGTGTTCCACTTGCAAAACCGACAGCCAAAGTTGACTATTATAAATTGACATGACATCTGATTAAATTCAATGAAGTGATCTCAACTGTCACTGCAAACAGGCATTGTTCTTTACTGGGTTTGCAGCACTTCAATCCTCTATAtctataatacatatataaatatataaactgCTGCATTTAAGAAACTTTTGCCCCATGTAATGGCCTCCTAAAACCATAATGAGCAACGCAATATTAAAACTCACATGGGACAGGCACAAGACAAATGGTTAGATACCAACCAAAATCTACAGCAGAAAGTAACTGGGCTTCAAATGCCTAACACAGTTATCTTAATTATCTTGAACTCCTATGATACAACACACTATCAAAGGTAAAACTTGCCGCAACTCCTTTCCCAATTGAGCATTCACCAACAGAGAATAAAAATATTGCTGCCAAAGAGCAGTGATGCTTGGAACAAACTGGCAATTTGGTTCCATCAAGAATTGTAATATATGACGTATCATACAATGCTCAGTAACAAGGGCCACGTTTCTTATAAAAGAAGTGAACTGCAATGAAAAGGAGAATTGACAGTACCTGACTCGGGATCTGTCTCTTGTAGAACACTGAAGATGGGTGGAACTGGGCATGAAAAGAGGGCGAGGAATGAACATAGATTGAGTACCGCTCCTCATGGCCCTTCAGAAACCTCTCCCAGAGAGGAGCCAGGGGCATTGGCCCTTTGGTCAAGAACATAAATGCAATCTTTGGGAGTCTTTTGAAGGGATACTTCTTTATTCGAGGAACCATTGTAGACCTCCAGAACAGCTCCTCATCGCTCATCGTGTGGAGCAGATCCGAAGGGGGCCTTATCCAATGGTCCAAACTGTTTGACTCCACATAGCAAGGCTGAAAACTCGATTTAACAGCTGTAGCAGAGCTCTGGACCCCGAAATGCCGGATCGTGTATACGCTAACGGCCCCAAATGTGATGCACACGATGAAAAAAAGCACGAACAGTTGAAGAACCCGAGTAGGCAGAGACTTTGCTGGGGGGTTTGGCCTGGTTATAACTAGAGGGTCCTTGTCTTCCTCTGATGGCATGTTTGCAAACGTAATCTTATCAGACTCGCACCCCTTAAACTATCCCCAAACTCAGATCCAGAAAGAAACCTTCTACCAAAATTCTAATCCCCTATGAATGATTAAATAATCCCTCTACCACAAACAGCAACACCCTGCTCTAAAATTTGCTTATATTAGCATGGACAGGTTAGGATTGATCCAAACTATCCAGCACTGGCACCAGATCCAGAAAGTGCCCTTTGCCCAGTCCTTGCAACTCTCCAAATTACCAATTTCCCTTCCACAAACAGCAAAACCCAGCTCTCAAAATTGCATCTTTTAGCACAT
This region includes:
- the LOC116187894 gene encoding glycosyltransferase BC10 — protein: MPSEEDKDPLVITRPNPPAKSLPTRVLQLFVLFFIVCITFGAVSVYTIRHFGVQSSATAVKSSFQPCYVESNSLDHWIRPPSDLLHTMSDEELFWRSTMVPRIKKYPFKRLPKIAFMFLTKGPMPLAPLWERFLKGHEERYSIYVHSSPSFHAQFHPSSVFYKRQIPSQVAEWGRMSMCDAERRLLANALLDISNEWFILLSESCIPLYNFSLIYNYIAKSRFSFIGAFDDHGPYGRGRYNPDMSPEVNLTEWRKGAQWFEVNRRLAVSIVEDTVYYPKFKEFCRPACYVDEHYFPTMLTIRAGSQLANRSLTWVDWSRGGAHPATFGRADVTEDFLRRIVEGRNCSYNRQPTSTCFLFARKFAPSTLEPLLALAREVLGY